TTAACTTTGGGGGATAGGTGCGAGTGCTTTCCGAACCGAGTACCATCAAGTTGCGGATTAAATTACCAACAGCGATAAAGGCTAAGGTAGTGAACGCAAAGACATAAACCAGATGTAGCATTATTACAGATCTCCAAATTGAGTTTTAATCAAAAGGGGTATTAAATCCAGGTGCAAGGGGCCGACCCGTATCACCATCAATCCAGTATTGATCGATCATCTCTATCATAAGCTTAACGTAAGTTACGTTTCTTTACATTTAGAAATTTAAGCTTAACTTAAGATTGTTTTACTCCACGGTGAGACTCTTGGCCCTCAAGAAGGGCCATTTTCTCGTAAAATGGAGGCCGATTCCCAAAAGAATCGCGAAAGCGAATGGCTTCCATCAACGCCTGACTCTAGATATTATCCAATGGCTCTGACATTGAGCATTAACCCTACATAATTGATATAGATTAGTAGACCCATGCCTCCAGAAGACTCCAAACTAGCCCAACCTATGGAACAAGAAGCGCCTCAAATCCATCTACCTCGCACCAGTGAATCGGAAACTTTAAAGAAAATCCGCCATACGACCTCCCACATCATGGCAATGGCGGTACAGAAACTTTTTCCCAAAGCCCAAGTTACGATTGGGCCTTGGATCGAAAATGGATTTTATTACGACTTTGATTGTCCAGAACCCTTTACGGAAAAAGACCTGAAGGCGATTAAAAAAGAGATGATCAAGATCATCAACCGCAAACTCCCTGTACTTCGGGAAGAGGTGAGTCGCGAAGAAGCAAAGGCGCGAATCGAACAACTGCAAGAACCCTACAAACTGGAAATCCTTGACGATATCCAAACGGAACCGATTACGATCTATCATTTAGCCGATCAATGGTGGGATTTATGCGCTGGGCCCCATGTAGAGAATACAGGAGACATTAACCCGAAGGCGATCGCCCTGGAAAGTGTTGCAGGAGCCTATTGGCGCGGCGATGCCAACAAAGCCCAGCTTCAGCGTATTTATGGTACGGCTTGGGAAAATCCCGAACAACTGGCCGAATATCAACGACGTAAAGCAGAAGCCCTCAGACGAGACCACCGAAAACTGGGTAAAGAACTGGGATTATTTATTTTTTCCGATCAAGTTGGCCCGGGCTTACCCCTGTGGACACCGAAAGGGGCAACCGTTCGCAGCTTACTCGAAGACTTCCTCAAACAAGAACAACTCAAACGGGGCTATCAACAAGTGGTTACCCCCCACATTGGGCGAGTAGACCTGTTTAAAACCTCCGGTCATTGGCAAAAATACAAAGATGACTTGTTCCCGATGATGGGAGAATCGGAAGCAGAAGGCTTTGTGCTCAAAGCCATGAACTGCCCCTTCCATATCCAAATCTATAAAAGTCAGCTCCATTCTTACCGAGATCTCCCGATTCGATTAGCTGAATTTGGCACCGTTTACCGCTACGAACAATCGGGAGAACTGGGAGGACTCACACGAGTGCGCGGGTTTACTCAAGATGACTCGCACTTATTTGTGACTCCGGAGCAGTTGGATCGGGAATTCTTAAATGTGGTAGATTTAACTCTAACTGTGTTTAAGACCTTGCGGTTAAGCAATTTCAGAGCTAGGTTAAGTTTTCGCGATCCCAGTTTAGATAAATATATTGGTTCGGACGAAGCTTGGGAAAAATCCCAAAATGCTATCCGTCGTGCGGTAGAAACATTGGGGATGGAGCATTTTGAAGGCATTGGGGAAGCGGCCTTTTATGGGCCAAAACTCGATTTTATTTTCCGAGATGCCCTAGACCGGGAATGGCAGTTGGGAACGGTGCAAGTGGATTATAATTTACCAGAACGCTTCGATCTGACCTATGTTTCGGAGGAAGGGGTTCGCGAACGTCCGGTGATGATTCACCGCGCTCCATTTGGTTCTTTGGAACGCTTAGTGGGGATTTTAATTGAGGAATATGCAGGCGATTTTCCCCTCTGGTTAGCTCCGGTGCAGATTCGGTTGTTACCGGTGAGCGAAACACAATTGCCCTTTGCTCAAAAGGTTGCCGAGCAAATGCTCAATTACAAGATTCGAGTGGAAGTGGATCGCAGTGGAGAGCGGTTGGGTAAACAAATTCGCAATGCAGAGAAAGAAAAGGTTCCCATTATGAGTGTTGTTGGTGCGAAGGAAATGGAAGCTGAGAGCCTCAATATTCGCACTCGCGCTAAGGGAGAATTGGGTGAAATGCCCGTAAAAGAAGTGATTCAGAGGATGGTAGAGGCGATCGCCTCTAAAGACGATTTTTAAAAACCCTGTCCCCTGTTTCTGTTTATAGACTGAAATCCTCAAGGGCGCTGAATCAGGGGTATCCAGTCCCTTGCCTGGCGAAGATTGATGGGTGACAACCTTAACAAGAAAGGGTATAGCAGAGAAGGCGTTAGTTAGAATAATAGGTTATGGTTTGAGGCAATAGGCAAGAGGCACGAATGGCAATAGAACACGTCCTAACTCTCCTTTTCTCTGCTATATTCCCTATTCCCTAGCGCTTTGCGCTATAGGTTAATCCCTGGCGTATCTTGATTTTAAGCCTCCCATGTCTATGAAACCGACTGCAACGTGGCAACTTGCTCCTAAATTTGAGCTTCCCAACTGGTTTGTGCAGGAAATTGCCCAGTTCACCCCCCAACTTTCCCGATGTCATCACTTGGCACAAATTTTGTGGCAACGGGGAATTCAAAACCGTGAGACTTTAGCTCATTTCCTCTCTGCTGGGCAGTATATCCCGACTAGCCCGTTTGAATTTGGCGAAGAAATGCAACAAGCCGTTGCGCGGTTAGAACAAGCAAGAATTCAGGGAGAAAACGTTACTATTTGGGGAGATTTTGATGCAGATGGAGTGACTTCTACTGCTGTTTTACTCGACGGCTTGGGGCAATTTTTCGCGGCGGCAAACTTAGACTATTATATTCCGAATCGCTTAACCGAATCCCATGGCTTAAATGCTCCTGGAATCGAACGCTTGGCAGAGCAAGGAACCCAACTGATTGTCACTTGCGATACGGGAAGTACGAATTTAGTGGAAGTGGAATTAGCACAACGTTTAGGCATTGATGTGATGATCACCGATCATCATACTTTACCAGTGCTGCGTCCTCCTGTTACTGCCATTATTAACCCCCGCTATCTGGCTGACGATCATCCCCTGTTCCATTTATCTGGGGTAGCGGTGGCTTATAAATTGGTGGAAGCTCTATATCAACAGTTTCCTGATATTCCGCAATCTCCCTTAGATGAGCTGCTTGACTTAGTGGCGATCGGATTAATCGCTGATTTAGTCCAGCTTAAAGGAGATTGTCGCTATTTAGCCCAACGGGGAATTGAGTGCTTACAGCGCGATTATCTGCGTCCTCCTGAAGCCCGTCGTCGTCCTGGAATTGGGCGTTTATTGGACTTGTGCAGAAAAACCGGCGATCGCCCCACGGATATTTCTTTTGGTATTGGGCCTAGAATTAACGCCGTCAGTCGCATTTATGGTGATGCCACTTTTTGCGTGGAATTGCTGACCAATCGAGACTTAAAAACCTGCCATCAGTTAGCCGAATCTGCTGAACTGGCGAATACTCGACGCAAAGAAATTCAGCAGAGTATGGTTCAAGATGCCATCTTTGAAGTCTCCCAATTAGATCTATCCACAACTCAAGCCATTGTCCTACACAAACCTGAATGGCCGGCTGGTGTACTCGGTTTAGTCGCCTCTCAAATTGCCCAAGAATACCATAAACCGACGATTTTATTAAGTAGTGAAGCTGGGTCTAAATTTGCTCAAGGATCGGCTCGTTCTGTCGCTAACATTGACCTGTATCAATTAGTCAATAGCCAATCCCATTTACTCCATCGATTTGGCGGTCATCCCTTCGCCGCCGGTTTAAGCTTACCCCTAGAAAATTTACCTCTATTTACGGAAGGTATTAATCAAGAACTTAATCGTACCTTAGCATCTGGCGATCGCTCCCCCATTCTCGATATTGACCTCGAATTAACGGTTGCCGATCTAGGTAAAGAACTCTTTCAAGAACTCAAATTTCTAGAACCCTGTGGCATGGGAAACTCCGTACCACAGATTTTGATTAAGAATTGCCGGTTCACTAATGTTTTTAATGCCAATATCAAAGATAGCAAGGGCAATAAGGTTAAATATATTAAAACCCAGTTTATTTTAACTGACTCCAGCAGCAATCCGGGAATTCCGGGATTGTGGTGGGGACATTATCAAGAGGATATTCCTCCTGGTGAATCTCATGTGGTGGTTGAGTTGGATTTTAATGACTATCAGAAATATCATGTGCGCATCATTGATTTAGTTCCCGCCAAACAAGAGCAGTTATCCACAGCTAACCCTGAATCAACACCGATGTTAGATTGGCGTACCCAGAAACTCGATGAACCGGACAAGATTACTGAGTCTGATCCTTGGGTGATTACTGAAAATCCAGTCAGTTGGCAAGAAATTGAAGGATGGTTAGAGCAAGCGAATCAACAGCAAAAAACGGTCGCGATCGCCTATGACTCTTTTACGCCCCATAACCCCCTTGAAGTCTGGAAAAAGTTAGTCGGTATTGCCAAATATTTAAGTCGGACTCAAGAGTCCATATCTCTCAATTTTCTGCAAGATCGGCTTCAAGTAACGGAAAGAGCTTTGCAGTTGGGATTAAATGCTTTATCTCAGATTGGGTTTAGTATTACTCGACAAGAACAATGCTTAAATATGAGCTACAATTCTAGAACTAAGTTCTCTGATGTTAGCCTCATCTATACCTTTCTCTCTGCTGTGCAAGAAGAACAGTTTCGCCGCCAATATTTTGCCCAAATCTCCCTCGAAACCCTGCAACAGGGAACCTCAAGTGCTTTGCGCTAGATAATAGGAAAGCTTAAGGGGTGACAAGGAAGCTTCATGATTGACTAGGTCATTGGCTTTGGAATAGACTGCTCCTTGTATTTTCCTCTATCATGCAAAAGA
This genomic stretch from Roseofilum reptotaenium CS-1145 harbors:
- the thrS gene encoding threonine--tRNA ligase, whose protein sequence is MPPEDSKLAQPMEQEAPQIHLPRTSESETLKKIRHTTSHIMAMAVQKLFPKAQVTIGPWIENGFYYDFDCPEPFTEKDLKAIKKEMIKIINRKLPVLREEVSREEAKARIEQLQEPYKLEILDDIQTEPITIYHLADQWWDLCAGPHVENTGDINPKAIALESVAGAYWRGDANKAQLQRIYGTAWENPEQLAEYQRRKAEALRRDHRKLGKELGLFIFSDQVGPGLPLWTPKGATVRSLLEDFLKQEQLKRGYQQVVTPHIGRVDLFKTSGHWQKYKDDLFPMMGESEAEGFVLKAMNCPFHIQIYKSQLHSYRDLPIRLAEFGTVYRYEQSGELGGLTRVRGFTQDDSHLFVTPEQLDREFLNVVDLTLTVFKTLRLSNFRARLSFRDPSLDKYIGSDEAWEKSQNAIRRAVETLGMEHFEGIGEAAFYGPKLDFIFRDALDREWQLGTVQVDYNLPERFDLTYVSEEGVRERPVMIHRAPFGSLERLVGILIEEYAGDFPLWLAPVQIRLLPVSETQLPFAQKVAEQMLNYKIRVEVDRSGERLGKQIRNAEKEKVPIMSVVGAKEMEAESLNIRTRAKGELGEMPVKEVIQRMVEAIASKDDF
- the recJ gene encoding single-stranded-DNA-specific exonuclease RecJ, producing the protein MKPTATWQLAPKFELPNWFVQEIAQFTPQLSRCHHLAQILWQRGIQNRETLAHFLSAGQYIPTSPFEFGEEMQQAVARLEQARIQGENVTIWGDFDADGVTSTAVLLDGLGQFFAAANLDYYIPNRLTESHGLNAPGIERLAEQGTQLIVTCDTGSTNLVEVELAQRLGIDVMITDHHTLPVLRPPVTAIINPRYLADDHPLFHLSGVAVAYKLVEALYQQFPDIPQSPLDELLDLVAIGLIADLVQLKGDCRYLAQRGIECLQRDYLRPPEARRRPGIGRLLDLCRKTGDRPTDISFGIGPRINAVSRIYGDATFCVELLTNRDLKTCHQLAESAELANTRRKEIQQSMVQDAIFEVSQLDLSTTQAIVLHKPEWPAGVLGLVASQIAQEYHKPTILLSSEAGSKFAQGSARSVANIDLYQLVNSQSHLLHRFGGHPFAAGLSLPLENLPLFTEGINQELNRTLASGDRSPILDIDLELTVADLGKELFQELKFLEPCGMGNSVPQILIKNCRFTNVFNANIKDSKGNKVKYIKTQFILTDSSSNPGIPGLWWGHYQEDIPPGESHVVVELDFNDYQKYHVRIIDLVPAKQEQLSTANPESTPMLDWRTQKLDEPDKITESDPWVITENPVSWQEIEGWLEQANQQQKTVAIAYDSFTPHNPLEVWKKLVGIAKYLSRTQESISLNFLQDRLQVTERALQLGLNALSQIGFSITRQEQCLNMSYNSRTKFSDVSLIYTFLSAVQEEQFRRQYFAQISLETLQQGTSSALR